A section of the Pseudovibrio sp. M1P-2-3 genome encodes:
- a CDS encoding methylated-DNA--[protein]-cysteine S-methyltransferase yields MINLGQALKKSKRLHSEEAFADYRVIQDTLKSISDSWREQPSLESLAHQVGLQPIQLQRVFSRWAGITPKQFLQAITLDHARQLLKDSASVFETSYELGLSGPARLHDLFVTHEAMTPGEYRRRGEGVQISYGFHQSPFGKALIMATDKGLAGLAFADDGDEQQVLEDMCRRWPAARFIQNPSVTEPYILRVFDPDQWTSDNPLKLVFIGSDFEIRVWETLLKIPMGAATTYSDIAERVGSPRASRAVGTAVGKNPLAFVVPCHRVLGKSGKLCGYHWGLTRKKAIMGWEMGFALNQEG; encoded by the coding sequence ATGATTAATCTTGGTCAGGCTCTTAAAAAGTCTAAGCGTTTACATTCTGAAGAAGCTTTTGCGGACTATCGGGTCATTCAGGATACGCTTAAATCCATTAGTGACAGCTGGCGTGAGCAGCCATCGCTAGAAAGCCTTGCTCATCAGGTGGGTCTTCAGCCCATTCAGTTACAGCGGGTGTTTTCTCGGTGGGCAGGAATAACGCCCAAACAGTTTCTGCAGGCCATTACTTTGGACCATGCAAGGCAACTCCTAAAAGACTCCGCTTCTGTCTTTGAAACCTCCTATGAGCTGGGCTTATCAGGTCCTGCCCGATTGCATGATTTGTTTGTAACCCATGAGGCTATGACACCGGGCGAATATCGCCGCCGGGGAGAAGGTGTACAAATCTCCTATGGCTTTCACCAAAGTCCGTTTGGGAAAGCTCTCATAATGGCGACAGACAAAGGGCTTGCAGGGCTGGCCTTTGCTGATGATGGTGATGAACAGCAAGTGCTGGAAGATATGTGCCGCCGGTGGCCTGCCGCCCGGTTTATTCAAAACCCCAGCGTGACAGAGCCTTATATTCTACGTGTTTTCGATCCTGATCAATGGACGAGTGATAACCCCCTCAAACTGGTGTTTATCGGATCTGACTTTGAAATCCGTGTTTGGGAAACACTTCTTAAAATCCCTATGGGAGCTGCGACGACGTATTCTGACATTGCTGAAAGGGTCGGTAGCCCGAGAGCATCGCGAGCCGTGGGAACTGCGGTTGGGAAGAACCCGCTTGCTTTTGTTGTTCCCTGTCATCGCGTTTTGGGAAAAAGTGGCAAGCTCTGTGGCTACCACTGGGGTCTAACCCGCAAAAAAGCAATTATGGGATGGGAAATGGGGTTTGCACTCAATCAAGAGGGCTAG
- the trpB gene encoding tryptophan synthase subunit beta: MNQTPNTLRSGPDDCGHFGNFGGRFVAETLMPLILDLEKAYSAAKADETFLDEVKNLNKYYTGRPSPLYFAERLTEELGGAKVYFKRDELNHTGSHKINNCLGQILLAKRMGKKRIIAETGAGQHGVATATVCARFGLPCVVYMGATDVERQKPNVFRMKLLGAEIVPVTAGAGTLKDAMNEALRDWVTNVEDTYYLIGTAAGPHPYPEMVRDFQSVIGDETKKQMMEMEGRLPDALVAAVGGGSNAIGLFHPFLDDKSVKIYGVEAGGRGLEGDEHCASLTAGKPGVLHGNRTYLLQDDDGQILEGHSISAGLDYPGIGPEHSWLKDTGRVTYVTATDTEALDAFQMLTRVEGIIPALEPSHALAQVVKLAPQMDKDQIIVMNLCGRGDKDVFTVGKMLGFDL, from the coding sequence ATGAATCAAACCCCAAACACCTTACGCTCAGGTCCAGATGATTGTGGTCACTTCGGTAATTTTGGCGGTCGTTTCGTTGCCGAAACACTTATGCCTCTTATCCTCGATCTGGAAAAAGCTTATAGTGCTGCAAAAGCCGACGAGACGTTTCTGGATGAAGTCAAGAACCTCAATAAATATTACACTGGTCGGCCATCCCCGCTTTATTTTGCAGAGCGCCTGACGGAAGAGCTGGGCGGCGCGAAAGTTTACTTCAAGCGTGATGAGTTAAACCACACAGGCTCCCACAAAATTAACAATTGTTTGGGGCAGATCCTTCTGGCAAAGCGCATGGGCAAAAAGCGCATCATTGCTGAAACCGGCGCAGGGCAGCACGGTGTTGCCACAGCCACAGTCTGTGCCCGTTTTGGTTTGCCATGTGTTGTTTACATGGGGGCAACAGATGTAGAGCGCCAAAAGCCAAATGTTTTCAGAATGAAGCTTCTGGGCGCCGAAATTGTTCCGGTAACCGCAGGTGCAGGAACTCTCAAAGACGCTATGAACGAAGCGCTGAGAGACTGGGTGACAAATGTTGAAGATACCTACTACCTGATCGGAACCGCCGCAGGCCCGCACCCATATCCGGAAATGGTCCGTGACTTCCAATCTGTTATTGGGGACGAAACCAAAAAGCAGATGATGGAAATGGAAGGACGCCTGCCGGACGCACTTGTGGCAGCCGTTGGAGGTGGTTCCAATGCCATCGGCCTGTTCCATCCATTCCTTGATGACAAATCTGTAAAAATCTACGGTGTTGAAGCAGGTGGTCGCGGGCTGGAAGGTGACGAGCATTGTGCATCTTTGACAGCCGGAAAACCCGGCGTTCTACATGGAAACCGGACTTACCTGCTACAAGATGATGATGGGCAGATTTTGGAAGGCCACTCCATTTCCGCCGGTCTGGATTATCCCGGCATTGGTCCAGAGCACTCATGGCTGAAAGACACAGGTCGAGTGACGTATGTGACGGCCACCGATACCGAAGCGCTTGATGCGTTCCAAATGCTGACCCGTGTTGAGGGGATCATTCCGGCACTAGAACCAAGCCATGCATTGGCCCAAGTGGTAAAACTGGCTCCACAAATGGATAAAGACCAGATTATTGTCATGAACCTGTGTGGGCGCGGTGACAAAGACGTCTTCACCGTCGGTAAAATGCTCGGATTCGACCTCTAA
- a CDS encoding phosphoribosylanthranilate isomerase, whose product MSKPLIKICGLSNEATVNAALEAGADMIGFVFFPKSPRHISLSKAKELSALVKGKATVVALTVNMENSDLEQVVEACSPDLIQLHGSETKERAKEVRALFNIPVMKAFGIAEKSDLDSALGYEDSIDRFLFDAKPPKDADLPGGNGVSFDWNILNNLELEKPWMLSGGLNPENVRNALVLSGALGVDVSSGVESQKGLKDIELIKTFVREATQANLKV is encoded by the coding sequence GTGAGTAAGCCTCTCATAAAAATTTGCGGACTATCAAATGAAGCTACAGTTAATGCTGCTCTTGAAGCTGGAGCGGATATGATCGGCTTTGTGTTTTTTCCCAAAAGTCCACGCCATATTTCGCTCAGCAAGGCCAAAGAGCTCTCCGCCCTTGTGAAGGGCAAGGCTACAGTTGTTGCCCTGACCGTGAATATGGAAAATAGCGATCTGGAACAAGTTGTAGAAGCTTGCTCCCCCGACCTGATCCAGCTTCATGGCTCGGAAACAAAAGAGCGGGCAAAGGAAGTGCGCGCGCTCTTCAATATTCCGGTTATGAAAGCTTTCGGAATTGCTGAGAAAAGTGACCTTGACTCGGCTCTGGGCTATGAAGACAGTATTGACCGTTTTCTTTTTGATGCCAAACCACCCAAAGATGCAGACTTACCCGGTGGAAACGGCGTCAGCTTTGATTGGAATATTCTCAATAATCTTGAACTTGAAAAACCGTGGATGCTTTCAGGTGGCTTAAACCCTGAAAATGTACGAAACGCCCTCGTTCTATCAGGCGCTCTTGGGGTCGATGTCTCCTCTGGTGTTGAAAGCCAGAAAGGACTAAAGGATATTGAGTTGATTAAAACGTTTGTGCGTGAAGCCACGCAAGCTAACCTGAAAGTTTAA
- the rsgA gene encoding ribosome small subunit-dependent GTPase A, whose product MNSSLLDLGWSSFFMMQLETYELNELTPARVSKVHRNELRVITTNGELIPILPSNTSSGEYAVGDWVLLEAQAKVNRRLERFSCLERGAAGEDARTQLIATNLDVLFITTSCNADFNIARLERYIVMAAQSGIQPVVLLGKADLCDDIQEYINHTASLGQNIPVIALDNREQDQVEQLFNWWKKGQTAALCGSSGVGKTTLLNTMTGENATTRYIREDDAKGRHTTTSRGLYKTPNGRWVIDTPGMRELRLFDVSDGINAVFDDLVELAGNCRFSNCQHDSEPHCAIQRAINEGMLEEKRFKRWQKLLREDHYNSETIAQRRKRQKKFAMHAKHTSSTNRILKGY is encoded by the coding sequence ATGAATTCCAGTCTGCTCGACCTTGGATGGTCGTCTTTTTTTATGATGCAGCTCGAAACCTATGAGCTGAATGAACTTACACCTGCCCGTGTTTCAAAGGTTCACCGTAATGAGCTTCGGGTAATTACGACAAACGGTGAACTGATCCCCATTCTTCCCTCCAATACAAGTTCCGGTGAATACGCCGTTGGAGATTGGGTCCTCTTAGAGGCGCAAGCTAAAGTAAATCGACGTCTTGAACGGTTCTCCTGCCTAGAACGTGGGGCCGCTGGAGAGGATGCTCGTACTCAGTTGATTGCAACAAACCTTGATGTTTTGTTCATTACGACATCTTGCAATGCCGATTTTAATATCGCCCGCCTTGAACGCTACATAGTTATGGCGGCCCAGTCCGGCATTCAGCCCGTGGTACTGCTGGGTAAGGCTGATCTTTGTGATGATATTCAAGAATATATAAATCACACTGCTTCTTTGGGCCAAAACATACCGGTTATCGCGCTGGATAACAGGGAGCAAGATCAGGTAGAGCAGTTATTCAACTGGTGGAAAAAGGGACAAACCGCTGCTTTGTGCGGTTCCTCTGGCGTTGGCAAAACAACACTCCTCAATACAATGACAGGAGAGAACGCCACCACTCGATATATTCGTGAGGATGATGCAAAGGGGCGCCACACGACCACGTCTCGTGGTCTTTATAAAACCCCCAATGGTCGATGGGTTATTGATACTCCGGGAATGAGAGAGCTCCGCCTGTTTGATGTGAGTGATGGGATCAATGCCGTATTTGATGATCTTGTAGAACTGGCGGGCAACTGCCGTTTTTCTAACTGTCAACACGACAGCGAACCACATTGCGCCATTCAAAGGGCCATCAATGAGGGGATGTTGGAAGAAAAGCGCTTCAAACGCTGGCAAAAACTCTTGCGGGAAGATCATTACAACAGCGAAACAATTGCCCAAAGACGGAAACGGCAAAAAAAGTTTGCCATGCATGCCAAGCACACATCATCCACGAACAGAATTTTGAAGGGATATTAG
- a CDS encoding GNAT family N-acetyltransferase: MTLLPMNNDLKNLEISYAHFNAERALSAASESRFYLTNIGGLTLLIDENRPRDNRILGLCDRELENLPLAMREYSSFGIKPRIDLEPEALTVKTTQILRKLGYHPSQSLIFLAMETNDGAGNSSSQVTVEVISHNRVDTFLEVLKKTTGLTCDDDLWQRRKHLYCTDKFVGFVAYFEGVPCACATLFIEGTKGILANAITLEPYRGRGCQQALLQTRINYARLRDVQVLLTDVLPNSISLRNCQRAGFSPVNLRNLWEYVV; this comes from the coding sequence ATGACATTACTACCTATGAATAATGACCTGAAAAACTTGGAAATTTCTTACGCGCATTTCAATGCAGAACGCGCTCTTTCCGCAGCTTCTGAAAGTCGGTTCTACCTCACAAACATTGGCGGTCTGACACTCTTGATTGATGAGAACCGCCCTCGTGATAACCGTATACTGGGCCTGTGTGACAGGGAGCTGGAAAATCTGCCGCTTGCGATGCGGGAATATTCCTCTTTTGGCATCAAGCCTCGCATTGATCTTGAACCAGAGGCTTTAACTGTAAAGACAACGCAGATCCTTAGAAAACTAGGATATCATCCCTCTCAATCCTTGATATTTCTTGCAATGGAAACCAACGACGGAGCAGGTAACTCTTCCTCTCAAGTTACTGTCGAAGTGATTTCACATAACCGCGTTGATACATTTTTGGAGGTTTTGAAAAAAACGACAGGACTTACATGTGATGATGATCTCTGGCAGAGGCGCAAGCATCTTTATTGTACTGACAAGTTTGTGGGCTTTGTCGCTTATTTTGAAGGTGTCCCGTGTGCCTGTGCAACTCTTTTCATAGAGGGAACCAAAGGCATTTTAGCGAATGCTATCACGCTTGAGCCTTACCGTGGGCGAGGTTGCCAACAGGCACTGCTTCAAACGCGTATAAATTATGCACGTTTGAGGGATGTTCAGGTGCTTTTGACAGATGTTTTACCCAACAGCATCAGCCTGCGTAACTGTCAACGAGCCGGTTTTTCGCCCGTTAATCTGCGGAATCTATGGGAATACGTTGTGTAA
- a CDS encoding NADP-dependent malic enzyme — protein MPATDKTANSQINFTDQDALQFHQQGRPGKLEITPTKSMATQRDLSLAYSPGVAVPVQEIANDPSKAFDYTTRGNMVAVISNGTAILGMGNLGALASKPVMEGKAVLFKRFADVDSIDLEVDTTDVDEFINSVRYLGPSFGGINLEDIKAPDCFIIEQRLRELMDIPVFHDDQHGTAIIAAAGLINALHLTDRHIKDTKVVCNGAGAAGIACIELIKAMGVPHDNVILCDTKGVIYNGRPEGMNQWKSAHAIETDKRTLAEALDGADVFLGVSVKGALTPDMLSSMAAKPIIFAMANPDPEITPEEAAEIRNDAIIATGRSDYPNQVNNVLGFPYIFRGALDVHATTINDEMKIACAQALAKLAREEVPDDVAAAYRGTRPRFGPEYIIPVPFDPRLISVIPPAVARAAIDSGVAKRPIVDFENYTNHLKSRRDPVAGTVQNIVSKVRSNPKRIVFAEGEEEAVIRAASSYVAHDLGEAILVGREDEIRANAASAGIDINRQGITIENARISNQNSEYADFLYSKLQRQGFLHRDCQRLVNSDRNYWASIMVAKGDADGMVTGLTRNYSVALETIRHCIDAKPGHTVIGVSLIISREKTVLVADTAVHEMPTSEELADIAEEAAHVARRLGYEPRVGLLANSTFGHPKGERSDRLIEAVKILDNRHVDFEYDGEMGAEVALNMDKMAAYPFCRLSDTANVLVMPAFHSASIATNMLQELGGATVIGPLLVGMDQPVQIVPIGAKDTDIFNMAAIAAFNIT, from the coding sequence ATGCCAGCAACGGATAAAACGGCAAACAGCCAAATTAATTTTACAGATCAAGATGCCCTTCAATTCCATCAGCAAGGCAGGCCTGGTAAACTAGAAATAACCCCAACTAAATCTATGGCAACTCAGCGAGACCTGAGTTTGGCATACTCTCCAGGTGTTGCCGTACCTGTTCAAGAGATCGCCAACGACCCAAGCAAGGCCTTTGATTACACCACCCGTGGAAATATGGTTGCAGTGATATCAAACGGTACCGCTATTTTGGGAATGGGAAATCTGGGTGCTCTTGCCTCCAAGCCGGTAATGGAGGGTAAGGCTGTCCTGTTCAAACGGTTCGCTGATGTGGATTCAATCGACTTGGAAGTTGATACCACAGACGTGGATGAGTTCATCAATAGCGTTCGCTATCTGGGCCCGTCTTTTGGCGGCATCAATCTGGAAGACATCAAGGCTCCGGATTGCTTCATCATCGAGCAGCGTCTTCGCGAACTCATGGATATACCCGTATTTCATGATGATCAGCACGGCACGGCGATTATCGCAGCAGCAGGCCTGATCAACGCTCTTCACCTGACAGATCGGCATATCAAAGACACCAAAGTTGTCTGTAACGGGGCAGGGGCTGCAGGCATTGCTTGTATTGAACTCATCAAAGCAATGGGCGTCCCCCATGACAACGTCATTCTTTGCGACACCAAAGGCGTTATTTACAATGGTCGCCCCGAGGGCATGAACCAGTGGAAGAGCGCACACGCTATTGAAACCGACAAAAGGACACTCGCGGAAGCTCTGGATGGGGCTGACGTGTTCCTTGGTGTATCCGTAAAAGGTGCCCTGACCCCCGATATGCTCAGTTCTATGGCCGCAAAGCCGATTATTTTCGCAATGGCAAATCCGGATCCAGAAATTACACCGGAAGAAGCGGCGGAAATCCGCAATGACGCGATCATTGCAACAGGGCGTTCTGATTATCCCAATCAGGTCAATAATGTTCTTGGCTTCCCCTATATTTTCCGCGGTGCTCTGGATGTGCATGCAACCACAATCAACGATGAGATGAAAATTGCCTGTGCGCAAGCTCTGGCTAAGTTGGCACGGGAGGAAGTGCCCGATGATGTTGCCGCAGCATACAGGGGAACAAGACCTCGTTTCGGACCCGAATATATTATTCCGGTGCCATTTGACCCACGTCTCATTTCCGTTATTCCACCGGCGGTCGCACGGGCAGCCATCGACAGCGGTGTTGCCAAAAGGCCGATCGTCGATTTCGAGAACTACACAAACCACCTAAAATCAAGACGCGATCCGGTTGCGGGCACAGTTCAAAATATCGTTTCCAAAGTTAGAAGTAATCCCAAACGGATTGTTTTTGCCGAGGGTGAGGAAGAGGCCGTTATCCGCGCTGCCTCCTCTTATGTGGCGCATGATTTGGGTGAAGCAATTCTGGTGGGCCGCGAGGATGAAATCAGGGCCAATGCTGCATCCGCCGGTATTGATATCAACCGGCAGGGCATCACCATTGAAAATGCTCGAATTTCAAACCAAAACAGTGAGTATGCCGACTTCCTATACTCCAAATTGCAGCGTCAAGGCTTCCTGCACCGCGACTGCCAGCGGCTGGTAAACAGTGACAGGAACTATTGGGCATCCATTATGGTGGCCAAAGGCGATGCGGATGGCATGGTAACAGGCTTAACACGCAATTATTCTGTTGCTCTTGAAACAATCCGCCACTGCATTGATGCCAAACCCGGACATACCGTTATTGGTGTTTCCCTAATCATCAGCCGCGAAAAAACCGTTCTGGTGGCAGATACTGCTGTTCACGAGATGCCAACATCCGAAGAGCTTGCAGATATTGCAGAGGAAGCGGCCCACGTTGCCCGCCGCCTTGGATATGAACCACGTGTCGGTCTGCTGGCAAACTCCACTTTTGGACATCCAAAAGGCGAGCGCTCTGACCGCCTCATAGAGGCTGTAAAAATCCTAGATAACCGTCATGTTGATTTTGAGTATGATGGTGAAATGGGCGCTGAAGTTGCGTTGAATATGGATAAAATGGCGGCTTACCCGTTCTGCCGTTTATCTGACACTGCAAACGTTCTTGTCATGCCAGCCTTCCACTCCGCTTCCATTGCAACAAACATGCTGCAGGAACTGGGTGGAGCTACAGTAATCGGGCCTCTTTTGGTGGGAATGGACCAGCCAGTTCAAATCGTACCAATCGGCGCGAAAGACACCGATATCTTCAACATGGCGGCAATTGCGGCCTTTAATATTACCTAG
- the mutS gene encoding DNA mismatch repair protein MutS, with product MTTKSATKKAGDVNRVTPMMAQYLEIKAANSDSLLFYRMGDFYELFFEDAENASRALGITLTKRGKHQGEDIPMCGVPVHAADDYLQKLIGLGFRVAVCEQTESPAEAKKRGAKSVVQRDVVRLVTPGTLTEDRLLDAKRNNYLAAVSRLKAGVGGDANLFGLAWIDMSTGSFRVAESDDVRLGADLARIEPSELVVADAVLQEPDIRMVLEGGNAALSPVPKAYFDGATAADRLSSFFGVGTLDGFASYSRAELTAAAAVLAYIEKTQLGERPLLDRPSKEAATGQMLIDPATRANLELTRTLSGERRGSLLSALDKTVTGAGSRLLTSRLASPLTDPDQINKRYDTVDCFTSDTMLREDVRSLLKAAPDMPRALSRLAVGRGGPRDLQSIALSLETAREIAGLIASSNVQSVEILHALECLRQAPHELGETLVQAIGDEPPLLKRDGGFVAKGYNTDLDELKSLRDESRKVIAQMQADLSEELGVRSLKIKHNNVLGWFMEAPTAQCEPFSSNSARFIHRQTMAGAMRFTTTELADLESKIASAGERALAIELEIFEELAKAIITAGPKIKSASDALALLDVSISFAVLAEAENYIRPMVDSSLAFDIQGGRHPVVEQALRKTSGEQFVANNANLGPSGDELGQIWLITGPNMAGKSTFLRQNALISVLAQIGCFVPADAAHIGVVDRLFSRVGAADDLARGRSTFMVEMVETAAILNQATERSLVILDEIGRGTATFDGLSIAWAAIEHLHETNRSRSLFATHYHELTALSNRLSRLDNATVRVKEWNGEVVFLHEIVPGAADRSYGIQVAKLAGLPKAVVQRAQMVLTQLEEQDHKGSSEALIDDLPLFAGFNKPLEQIAETEVQQPENNQVIDLLETFDPDEMTPRQAHEALYALKQSLKDKQAEN from the coding sequence ATGACGACGAAATCTGCTACAAAAAAAGCTGGCGACGTAAATCGCGTAACGCCGATGATGGCGCAGTACCTTGAAATCAAAGCTGCAAACTCTGACAGTCTGCTCTTCTACCGAATGGGTGACTTCTACGAGCTGTTTTTTGAGGATGCCGAAAATGCATCTCGGGCGCTTGGAATTACTCTGACTAAACGGGGTAAGCATCAGGGCGAGGATATTCCCATGTGCGGGGTTCCCGTTCATGCCGCTGATGATTACCTGCAAAAACTTATTGGCCTTGGTTTTCGTGTCGCTGTGTGTGAGCAGACTGAAAGTCCTGCTGAGGCCAAAAAACGGGGTGCGAAGTCGGTTGTCCAGCGTGATGTTGTTCGCCTTGTGACACCGGGAACATTGACCGAAGACCGCCTACTGGATGCGAAGCGCAATAACTATCTGGCTGCCGTTTCACGTTTGAAAGCTGGAGTTGGCGGCGACGCCAACCTGTTTGGCCTTGCGTGGATTGATATGTCTACGGGTTCGTTTCGGGTTGCTGAATCTGATGATGTACGGCTCGGGGCGGACCTTGCACGTATAGAGCCCAGTGAGCTTGTCGTTGCCGACGCTGTTTTGCAAGAACCAGACATTCGTATGGTGCTGGAGGGAGGAAATGCGGCGCTCTCCCCTGTACCTAAAGCTTATTTCGACGGAGCCACAGCGGCCGATCGCCTCTCCTCTTTTTTCGGCGTTGGCACACTGGATGGTTTTGCCAGCTACTCTCGCGCCGAGTTGACAGCTGCTGCCGCTGTTCTGGCCTACATTGAGAAAACTCAATTGGGGGAACGCCCCCTTCTCGACCGCCCGTCCAAGGAAGCTGCAACGGGTCAAATGCTTATTGATCCTGCAACGCGAGCAAACCTTGAGCTGACGCGCACTTTGAGCGGCGAACGACGGGGCAGTTTGCTATCTGCCCTTGATAAAACGGTTACAGGTGCGGGTTCCCGCCTGTTAACCAGCCGTCTGGCAAGCCCGCTGACCGATCCGGATCAGATCAATAAACGCTATGATACTGTAGATTGTTTCACATCCGATACGATGTTGCGGGAAGATGTTCGCTCGCTGTTGAAAGCAGCTCCAGACATGCCCCGTGCGTTGTCTCGCCTTGCCGTAGGGCGCGGTGGACCACGTGATTTGCAAAGCATTGCTTTAAGCTTGGAAACTGCCCGTGAAATTGCAGGGCTGATTGCGAGCAGTAATGTGCAATCAGTAGAAATTCTGCATGCTTTGGAGTGCTTGAGACAAGCGCCGCATGAGTTGGGAGAAACGCTGGTTCAGGCCATTGGTGACGAGCCGCCTCTCCTTAAAAGGGATGGTGGATTTGTTGCAAAGGGCTACAACACTGATCTGGATGAGCTGAAATCCTTACGCGATGAAAGCCGTAAGGTTATTGCGCAGATGCAGGCCGACCTATCCGAGGAACTTGGAGTTCGTTCCTTGAAAATTAAGCACAATAATGTGCTTGGCTGGTTTATGGAGGCCCCAACAGCCCAATGTGAACCGTTTTCCTCTAATAGTGCGCGCTTTATTCACCGGCAGACTATGGCCGGCGCCATGCGCTTCACCACCACGGAGCTTGCTGACCTTGAATCCAAGATTGCAAGTGCAGGTGAACGTGCTCTTGCCATTGAGCTGGAAATTTTTGAAGAGCTCGCCAAAGCGATTATCACGGCAGGCCCAAAAATCAAATCTGCGTCCGATGCTCTGGCCCTGTTAGATGTCTCGATTTCTTTTGCCGTTCTGGCAGAAGCAGAAAACTACATTCGGCCAATGGTAGATTCTTCACTCGCCTTTGATATTCAAGGCGGACGCCATCCAGTTGTGGAACAGGCACTGCGGAAGACCTCCGGCGAACAGTTTGTTGCGAACAACGCGAATTTGGGGCCAAGCGGGGATGAACTCGGCCAGATCTGGCTAATTACCGGTCCCAATATGGCTGGTAAATCCACATTCTTGAGGCAAAATGCGCTCATTTCCGTTCTTGCCCAGATAGGGTGTTTTGTCCCTGCCGATGCCGCCCACATTGGGGTTGTCGACCGTTTATTCTCGCGGGTTGGTGCGGCTGACGATTTGGCTCGTGGCCGTTCGACCTTCATGGTGGAAATGGTCGAAACTGCTGCCATTCTCAATCAGGCAACCGAGCGCTCGCTGGTTATTCTTGATGAAATTGGACGCGGAACAGCGACGTTTGACGGTCTGTCGATTGCTTGGGCGGCTATTGAACACCTGCATGAAACCAATCGTTCCCGCTCCTTGTTTGCAACACACTACCATGAACTGACGGCGCTTTCGAACCGCTTATCGCGGCTCGACAATGCGACTGTCAGGGTTAAAGAGTGGAATGGAGAAGTGGTCTTTCTTCATGAAATTGTGCCCGGAGCGGCTGACCGTTCCTATGGTATTCAAGTTGCCAAGTTGGCAGGGCTGCCAAAAGCGGTTGTTCAAAGAGCGCAGATGGTCCTGACGCAACTGGAAGAGCAGGATCATAAAGGGTCCTCTGAAGCTCTTATTGATGACCTTCCGTTGTTTGCCGGCTTCAACAAGCCTCTGGAACAGATAGCTGAAACAGAAGTTCAGCAACCTGAAAACAACCAAGTGATTGATTTGCTGGAAACGTTTGACCCTGATGAGATGACACCAAGGCAAGCACATGAGGCGCTATATGCGCTCAAGCAATCGCTGAAAGACAAACAAGCTGAAAACTAA
- the dut gene encoding dUTP diphosphatase: MSSLKIKRLANNQDLALPAYESLDAAGMDLRAANFDPIELLPGEHALIETGLSMEIPRGFEGQVRPRSGLAAKHAVTVLNSPGTVDSDYRGEVKVILINHGRKPFIIERGMRIAQMVIAPVVQMATEEVTELDETDRGTGGFGSSGSH, from the coding sequence ATGAGTAGTTTAAAAATCAAACGCCTAGCAAATAATCAGGACTTGGCTCTTCCCGCCTATGAGTCCTTGGATGCCGCCGGTATGGACCTGAGGGCCGCCAATTTTGACCCCATTGAACTATTGCCCGGCGAGCATGCTTTGATTGAGACAGGCTTATCAATGGAGATACCTAGAGGGTTTGAGGGGCAAGTTCGTCCTCGCTCTGGTTTGGCAGCAAAACACGCAGTGACAGTGCTGAACTCCCCTGGAACTGTCGATTCTGATTATCGTGGTGAAGTGAAGGTGATCCTCATTAATCACGGAAGGAAGCCTTTCATAATTGAACGCGGTATGCGGATAGCTCAAATGGTAATTGCTCCTGTTGTTCAAATGGCAACTGAGGAAGTGACCGAACTGGATGAGACAGATCGGGGAACTGGCGGCTTCGGTTCCTCTGGAAGTCACTAG
- a CDS encoding HAD family hydrolase, producing MPPRLVIFDCDGVLVDTETIANEILSRFAEDLGLDLSPEECQRRFQGLSLGAVKGELETLSACLLPINWIDQVRQADIKAFQKGIDPIANIEGQILRLKECSVPFCVASSGSYAKMHTTLGAAGLLKYFQEVLYSAQDVENGKPAPDVFLYAAREMGYTPDQCVVIEDSMAGIVGAKAAGMSVLAYMQNSFLDQEQVIGSGATPFSDMRELPRLLHLL from the coding sequence ATGCCTCCAAGATTGGTAATTTTTGATTGTGACGGTGTTTTGGTAGATACCGAAACGATTGCCAATGAAATCCTATCAAGATTTGCTGAGGACTTGGGGTTAGACCTGTCCCCTGAGGAGTGCCAAAGACGCTTTCAGGGGTTGTCTTTAGGGGCTGTGAAGGGAGAGCTGGAAACGCTTTCAGCTTGTCTTCTGCCTATCAACTGGATCGATCAGGTTCGGCAAGCGGATATAAAGGCATTTCAAAAAGGCATAGACCCTATCGCGAATATTGAAGGCCAGATATTGAGATTGAAAGAGTGCTCTGTTCCCTTTTGTGTTGCCTCCTCCGGAAGCTATGCAAAAATGCACACCACGCTTGGGGCAGCTGGTTTACTTAAATATTTTCAAGAGGTTCTCTATTCCGCTCAAGATGTTGAAAATGGTAAGCCCGCGCCCGATGTGTTCCTCTATGCGGCCCGTGAAATGGGATACACTCCCGATCAGTGCGTTGTCATAGAAGATAGTATGGCGGGCATAGTCGGGGCAAAGGCCGCAGGCATGAGTGTCTTGGCGTATATGCAGAATTCTTTTTTGGATCAAGAGCAAGTCATCGGTTCTGGAGCTACGCCTTTTTCAGATATGAGGGAGCTTCCGAGGCTTTTACACTTATTATAG